One Festucalex cinctus isolate MCC-2025b chromosome 1, RoL_Fcin_1.0, whole genome shotgun sequence genomic region harbors:
- the tnrc18 gene encoding trinucleotide repeat-containing gene 18 protein isoform X1: MDGRDFGAPRSVHVPPPLLAGLSVEPHRLGASGAAGRIPPPPGHLAATHPPPLHSGKFLPSAINLHGHHSDAFPTGSNPFLAGYPCPSHLTSDPAYRSANPSGLSMAQLWASHAHEGYPLPGSLYSSPYLSLGHLDPPSNPQNHLYDSHKESFFLPAAVSQSPLHPHPPSAPQSTRSSSTPPQKASRDAGREKSYRGERERDRERSREELRPHSVVDLTLDGRSEEDHRGRPGGKEREKDRERDTVEKDGWSLHLHHHQPKSSSQPSTGEPRSKPSPVLPSFPPGGGGGMSRLPGHETDRVSREGEAGSRAHHHSNANSNNSNLLTASHSERQRRNDSMQAGTLHFSYALPPSLQTSSTSVPLPHTLRESTREQRVSAPTYVPSVEVYDERVGPIQIASQARDKHGDKNRDRERENDKELERETYRFSERSLIEHPRLSQSGDSGNHREEGSVICSNGSIGKRGQDSSHSSNQSRFSPEARDMSKHSSRLGVERAGPDRNWNSISPLTNYATNHMAALAAQHGHTRSSPHRQPSHTQISHSPHTTNRPSANVNSQRHSPQTHATEHGQSRLGEEGSQRLYLDPSALYRPGVSAGGERASVPSEVSAMQSLIKYSGNFAAEGPASSSRLTVDTRGSFGGLASIGMEGDRDRERERDRERSLIGSSASGSLRVPPQLKREQDRPDSARSFGREIEGEVRHPPVGIAVAVARQRESTSSKQTSASSDPQRPLLPTAIKAEERGEERTRHREDRMLSGRLDRDDKMLRDPKELPDFTQLHPPLLSSSLTPSMMTTSLMTPNLMVTGGGVRWHPDPSTLTSHPWLPRPGASPVWLPSSPYSLSSSSLHQTLPPGYPTSIPGSIPPPYQFVRDSQTGKLIVIPTEHLPHYGGDLLERGTPVWPGVYGTGTSLQHAAQLQLLSQQQMLRQQELLMIQQHTAQVLELQRSAQLVEHIKASEHRPDTDDKADKQNGEPKPRTRLASSPSPSPVLQPRRPPPPARSPTPSTSSLTPLPLLPSPVTNLKSAESRQRVSSLSPAPLPHARSPCSASPHPASPRLPKHESADDAQAERGERRDGHKPAFQGIYSELSPGYPYQSITTPFGTPVPSYHIPAHTTANAGALPRRHSHSLDLSTSLPSSHLHSRLPDADLKPQKLTMNESFLKQEPAVEKQRCDSAPEPLIPLLRSCSPARARQNRQEEGGSLKLQPIPLLVPSPPLQQSQKVDDVKQEDKDGQIKTEVQAYQCQDAYSSPIDGTEPEAVIYKDPERIQYPSPITADLDLQESTKPGTSAVCETHQPTSPKQHAPSQNENVTKITGSSKSPLPPIVPSEDPMAGMLALLTASQMSQPYPLSQTASTLIQPTEKAADCSSADPLEMVALEGMALLSQMAQQEMENISMEQDLAMEGLDCLLEASKQILLEAIEKQSHIDLPRTLDPTRKYSWRERKEEPLYSKMSMDVLDAVEVEYRIRLAELQKTYKEKQREMSKLQRRRDKHERQQQDDERRTLTRRGRGRPRKRKHLATPPKLDNRPGKVGRSLQYSEDSETGEGHRKRFLVSREDEEMEMGSSGVKIKKKKKSKGWKEQDTSSSHFGEVTRLQGLKVKRGLVCEQEQLASDLDRALSLSRLDSMDAHRKLSSGSKGERPRGKSTDSQSRERNVHLSSKGKHKVAPKDSDAIRKMKSQKKSAFFSPMRSEFSSCSNNSDSEGHNSARGGWPSLSGMRSHGNLIRKRHAASSPTSVLSRAKLQKKKKKKKHKHLSLLLEEAGFSSSDDSFDQESSEDDYENEYNEDSDSEDGGCEESGLGLLARFAASALPVSSAPFSLLPDGKHHSRHPSILGSSECEWSDSGSDLRLRKFPSLLHGKRSAPELPLLPPATRRIEQSSPSKRDETLPVKRKPLPIKQRPRPQRRFSFDLASASGLGGFSEDEAWNRRRSERIFLHDATASANQMSSLSGASQSSSSSAPSLTPKSVSRPKQAPSNREGKDTVKKKKTKESSSLPVSPSSLGSPIRDGSTSLSLSPARKSQSKAKTKAREQSRGAVSRLMESMAADEDFEPNQDSSFSEDELIPPRSNSVPERSSTPAPVQCVLDKDSLADGLRVLIPMDDHLLYAGHVNTVHSPDIYSVVVEGERGNRPHIYCLEQLLQEAIIDVKPPSVRYLPEGTRIAAYWSQQYRCLYPGTVVNGSSDIDENDDLITVEFDDGDTGRIPLSHIRLLPPDYKIHCAEPSPALLVASCSRRRVRKCSKEAKTDETAPKVKGKPGRKPKPKPESSLNSDCKEKTKSPTSTQPPDKTQDLNKVAQERNSSGQKAIQEKPRPASRPAVGAQAKPGHKSSITSPSSSPTSVGPRKTSSAPAAKSKAKLSSSYPSTYGKVLTVDLYSEPNLSSYNGQRREREGSVGTSNRPVSRPSLTTLSTAAKPSVPTPRSASTPAPKNKPASDHHGSSRPIGSVLLPSPGARLSAGKSGSSLAPRTSSVTLPGPKLKMPSEQLASRPNSISRLNKPASRQGDVVKRKPMSVEPLVKLDHEGVTSPKTKKTKALMLLEGQSVRRDHAPVAAADPKPLKSKPRVPECESGLREKDSTYSTHVLAKERGETRNRGQEVDAREEKVPKEEHKEEDGRTTKEESQSSSSSSSSSSSSESEAESGKGSVKQKKKCTSSCSSSSSSCSGSSSSSSSSSSSSSSSTDDSSCSSDEDRTPTPPPGPVSPLPAAQDKVKEEQREEEDVKEEADDVKAEEEEASPVSRSPSPSLSTSPTPSAPVKPATGKGSGQRGRPPKPKASGGEGKVGRPKRRESVHLPTTKELAKRQRLPSVENRPKISAFLPARQLWKWFGKPTQRRGMKGKAKKLFYKAIVRGREMIRIGDCAVFLSAGRPNLPFIGRIQSMWESWGSNMVVRVNWFYHPEETNPGKKLTDKKNWEQICGQSLPAALHSSIQQKDFMERALYQSSHSDENDVQTVSHKCLVVSVEEYEQMSHTRRYAESEDLYYLAGTYEPTTGMIFNTDGVPLIC; this comes from the exons AGGAGCTGCGACCGCACAGTGTGGTGGACCTCACGCTGGATGGGAGATCTGAGGAAGACCACCGGGGGCGCCCTGGTGGTAAGGAGCGAGAGAAAGATAGGGAAAGGGACACGGTGGAGAAAGATGGTTGGTCGCTCCATCTGCACCACCATCAACCGAAATCGAGCTCTCAGCCCTCCACAGGGGAGCCCAGGTCAAAGCCGTCACCTGTGCTCCCCTCCTTCCCTCCAGGTGGGGGCGGAGGCATGAGCAGGCTCCCTGGACACGAAACGGACCGAGTGAGTCGGGAGGGTGAGGCGGGCTCTCGAGCCCACCATCACTCTAACGCAAACTCTAATAACTCAAACTTGCTGACAGCGTCTCACTCCGAACGACAGAGGAGGAATGACTCCATGCAAGCAGGGACACTCCACTTCTCCTACGCCCTTCCTCCTTCCCTGCAGACCTCCAGCACTTCAGTGCCCCTTCCCCACACGCTCCGAGAGTCCACGAGAGAGCAAAGAGTCAGTGCGCCAACATACGTACCTTCTGTGGAGGTTTATGACGAGCGTGTCGGGCCCATCCAGATCGCATCGCAGGCCCGCGACAAGCACGGTGACAAAAACAGGGACAGAGAGCGAGAGAACGATAAAGAGCTGGAACGGGAAACTTACAGGTTTTCTGAGAGGAGCCTGATAGAACACCCTCGACTTTCCCAGTCTGGTGACTCAGGCAATCATCGAGAGGAAGGGTCTGTAATTTGTTCCAATGGTTCTATCGGCAAACGAGGCCAGGACTCTTCTCACTCTTCCAATCAATCAAGGTTTAGCCCGGAAGCGCGGGACATGTCCAAGCACTCGAGTCGTTTGGGCGTCGAGCGGGCCGGGCCAGACAGAAATTGGAATTCCATCAGCCCTTTGACCAACTACGCTACCAATCACATGGCTGCCCTCGCCGCCCAACACGGACACACGCGTTCTTCTCCGCACAGGCAGCCGTCACACACACAGATTTCTCATTCCCCTCACACAACGAACCGACCCTCCGCTAATGTTAACTCACAGAGGCATTCCCCGCAAACGCACGCCACCGAGCATGGACAAAGCCGCTTGGGTGAGGAAGGGAGTCAGAGACTCTACTTGGACCCGTCAGCCCTTTACCGACCAGGAGTGTCCGCTGGTGGAGAGAGAGCTTCTGTCCCCTCGGAGGTGTCGGCCATGCAGAGTCTCATTAAATACAGTGGCAATTTTGCTGCTGAGGGACCCGCATCCTCCTCCAGGCTCACAGTGGACACCCGAGGGTCTTTCGGAGGTTTGGCTAGTATTGGGATGGAAGGTGATCGAGATCGAGAGCGGGAAAGAGACAGAGAAAGGTCACTTATTGGCTCAAGTGCTTCTGGGTCACTGAGGGTCCCTCCCCAGCTGAAACGAGAGCAGGATCGACCCGACAGCGCCCGCTCCTTTGGTCGAGAGATTGAGGGCGAGGTGCGCCACCCTCCTGTTGGCATTGCTGTCGCTGTGGCCCGGCAGAGAGAGAGCACCAGCAGTAAACagaccagtgcatcctcagacCCCCAGAGACCCCTGCTGCCAACAGCTATTAAAG CTGAAGAACGAGGTGAAGAGCGCACCCGTCATCGTGAAGACCGAATGCTCTCAGGCCGTTTGGATCGTGATGACAAAATGCTCAG AGACCCCAAAGAGCTGCCCGACTTCACCCAGTTACACCCTCCCCTGCTTTCAAGCAGTTTGACACCCAGTATGATGACAACCAGCCTCATGACCCCTAACCTTATGGTGACTGGAGGGGGTGTGAGATGGCATCCCGACCCATCAACTCTGACCTCTCACCCCTGGCTGCCTCGCCCTGGTGCCTCTCCAGTTTGGCTCCCCAGCTCACCATACA GCTTGAGCTCCTCCTCCCTGCACCAGACGCTTCCCCCAGGCTACCCAACATCCATACCAGGCTCTATACCACCACCCTACCAGTTTGTCAGAGACTCACAGACTGGAAAGCTTATAGTCATCCCAACGGAACACCTGCCACACTATG GAGGAGACTTATTGGAGCGCGGGACTCCTGTGTGGCCGGGGGTGTACGGTACAGGGACCTCTCTGCAGCATGCAGCCCAGCTCCAGCTCCTCTCCCAGCAGCAGATGCTCCGGCAACAGGAGCTGCTCATGATCCAGCAGCACACGGCACAGGTTCTGGAATTGCAGAGGAGTGCACAGCTCGTT GAGCATATAAAGGCCAGCGAGCACCGACCGGACACGGATGACAAAGCAGACAAGCAGAACGGCGAACCCAAACCCCGAACCCGATTGGCATCTTCCCCATCTCCATCACCCGTCCTCCAACCCCGCAGGCCTCCCCCGCCGGCTCGTTCGCCGACGCCCTCAACGTCCTCCCTCACCCCACTGCCACTGCTGCCCTCACCAGTGACCAACCTCAAGTCAGCGGAATCGAGGCAGAGAgtgtcgtctctctcgcccgcGCCGCTGCCACACGCACGCTCCCCGTGTTCGGCCTCACCACATCCGGCCTCGCCACGGCTACCGAAACATGAGTCTGCCGATGACGCACAGGCTGAAAGGGGGGAGCGGAGAGATGGACATAAACCTGCTTTTCAAGGCATCTATTCAG AGCTCTCGCCTGGTTACCCTTACCAGTCAATCACTACTCCTTTTGGTACTCCTGTCCCATCTTATCATATCCCAGCGCACACAACAGCAAACGCAGGAGCTCTTCCACGGCGCCACTCGCACTCTTTGGACTTGAGTACCTCCTTGCCTTCATCCCACCTCCATTCAAGGCTGCCGGATGCTGACCTCAAACCACAAAAGCTAACAATGAATGAGTCATTCCTGAAACAGGAACCTGCTGTAGAAAAGCAACGGTGCGATTCGGCCCCAGAACCACTGATTCCTCTCCTGCGTAGCTGTAGTCCTGCCCGAGCACGACAGAATAGACAGGAGGAAGGGGGCTCGTTGAAGCTTCAGCCCATACCTCTACTGGTTCCTAGTCCTCCACTGCAGCAAAGCCAGAAAGTGGACGATGTCAAGCAGGAAGACAAGGATGGACAAATCAAAACAGAGGTGCAAGCATATCAGTGTCAGGATGCGTATTCCTCTCCAATCGATGGAACTGAGCCTGAAGCAGTGATTTACAAGGATCCAGAGCGAATACAATACCCGTCGCCCATCACAGCAGACCTGGACCTCCAGGAATCCACCAAGCCAGGCACAAGTGCTGTATGTGAAACCCATCAACCAACGAGTCCAAAGCAACACGCTCCTAGTCAGAATGAAAACGTCACTAAAATAACCGGCTCTTCCAAGTCGCCACTCCCTCCGATCGTTCCTTCTGAAGATCCCATGGCGGGGATGCTTGCTCTGCTCACAGCCAGTCAGATGTCTCAGCCATACCCGCTCAGCCAGACGGCATCAACGCTCATTCAGCCCACTGAAAAGGCTGCAGACTGCAGCAGCGCTGACCCACTGGAGATGGTGGCATTGGAGGGCATGGCCCTGCTCAGCCAAATGGCCCAGCAGGAAATGGAGAACATCAGCATGGAGCAGG ATTTGGCAATGGAGGGTTTGGACTGTCTTCTTGAGGCAAGCAAACAAATTCTGCTGGAGGCCATAGAGAAACAGTCCCACATTGATCTGCCCAGAACACTCGATCCCACCCGAAAGTACAGCTGGAGGGAGAGGAAGGAGGAGCCG CTGTATAGTAAAATGTCCATGGACGTGTTGGACGCGGTGGAGGTGGAATACCGCATCCGCCTGGCTGAGCTACAGAAAACGTACAAGGAAAAGCAGCGAGAGATGAGCAAGCTGCAGAGACGCAGAGACAAGCA TGAACGGCAGCAGCAGGATGACGAGAGGCGGACTCTAACTAGGCGGGGCAGAGGTCGACCCAGGAAGAGAAAACACTTGGCCACACCTCCCAAACTGGACAACAGGCCTGGAAA GGTGGGTCGGTCATTGCAATACTCGGAGGACTCTGAAACTGGTGAAGGACACAGAAAACGCTTTCTGGTGTCCAGAGAAGACGAGGAGATGGAGATGGGGAGTTCAGGGGTGAagataaaaaagaagaaaaagagcaaAGGCTGGAAAGAGCAGGACACATCCAGCAGTCATTTTGGCGAGGTAACCCGCTTGCAA GGGCTGAAGGTGAAACGTGGCCTCGTGTGCGAGCAGGAGCAGCTCGCATCAGACCTCGACAGAGCGCTGTCGCTCTCGCGGCTCGACTCCATGGACGCACATCGCAAACTATCTTCCGGTTCGAAAGGAGAGCGGCCCAGGGGCAAGTCCACCGACAGCCAGTCCAGGGAGCGAAACGTCCACTTGTCATCGAAAGGCAAACACAAGGTGGCTCCAAAGGATTCAGACGCCATCCGGAAGATGAAAAGTCAGAAGAAGAGTGCTTTTTTCTCCCCGATGAGATCAGAGTTCAGCAGCTGCTCTAACA ACTCTGATTCTGAGGGTCACAATTCTGCAAGAGGGGGCTGGCCCTCTCTCTCAGGGATGAGGTCCCACGGCAACCTGATCCGAAAGAGACACGCTGCATCGTCGCCAACCTCCGTGCTGTCCAGGGCAAAGttgcaaaagaagaagaaaaagaagaaacacaAGCACTTATCCCTGCTGCTTGAGGAAGCGGGCTTCAGCTCCTCCGACGACTCGTTCGATCAAG AATCTTCGGAAGATGACTACGAGAACGAGTACAATGAAGATTCCGATTCGGAAGACGGCGGCTGCGAGGAGAGCGGCCTGGGTCTGTTGGCCAGGTTCGCAGCCAGCGCTCTACCTGTCAGCTCCGCCCCTTTCAGCCTTCTTCCTGATGGCAAACATCACAGCCGGCATCCAAGCATTctgg GTTCATCAGAGTGTGAATGGtccgactccggttccgacctGCGCTTGAGGAAGTTTCCCTCTCTGCTGCATGGCAAACGCTCCGCGCCCGAACTCCCACTGTTGCCCCCGGCGACCCGCCGCATCGAGCAGAGCAGCCCGAGCAAGCGTGACGAAACGCTGCCCGTCAAACGCAAGCCTCTGCCTATCAAGCAGCGGCCTCGACCTCAGCGCCGGTTCAGCTTCGATCTGGCCAGCGCTTCCGGCCTGGGAGGCTTCAGCGAGGACGAAGCGTGGAACCGCCGACGCAGCGAGAGGATCTTCCTCCACGACGCCACTGCCTCGGCCAACCAGATGTCATCTTTGTCCGGCGCCAGTCAGAGCTCCTCCAGTTCAGCCCCGTCGCTCACCCCCAAGTCTGTCTCCAGACCCAAACAGGCTCCTTCCAACAGAGAGGGCAAAGACACAGTGAAA aaaaagaagacAAAGGAGTCCTCCTCTCTGCCTGTGAGCCCGTCCTCTCTGGGTAGTCCAATACGAGACGGCAGCACGTCTCTGAGCCTCAGCCCGGCGCGGAAAAGCCAATCGAAAGCAAAGACCAAGGCCCGGGAG CAATCGAGGGGAGCAGTGAGCCGGCTGATGGAGAGCATGGCTGCCGATGAAGACTTTGAGCCCAATCAGGACAGCAGCTTCAGTGAAGACGAGCTCATCCCGCCGCGCAGCAACAGTGTACCCGAGAGGTCCTCAACACCTG CTCCAGTGCAGTGTGTGTTGGACAAGGACTCTCTGGCGGACGGGCTACGGGTTTTGATCCCAATGGACGACCACCTTCTGTACGCAGGACACGTGAATACCGTGCACTCGCCGGATAT ATACAGCGTGGTGGTGGAGGGCGAGAGAGGCAACCGTCCGCACATCTACTGCTTGGAGCAACTGCTGCAGGAGGCG ATCATTGATGTGAAGCCTCCTTCGGTGCGCTATCTCCCCGAGGGCACCCGCATCGCTGCCTACTGGAGTCAGCAGTACCGCTGCCTTTATCCCGGCACGGTTGTCAACG GAAGTTCAGACATCGACGAGAACGACGATCTCATCACTGTGGAGTTTGACGATGGCGACACGGGACGCATCCCCCTCTCTCATATACGACTTCTGCCTCCAGACTACAAGATCCACT GCGCTGAGCCTTCCCCCGCACTTCTGGTGGCTAGCTGCTCTCGCAGGAGGGTGCGTAAATGCAGCAAGGAGGCCAAGACTGATGAAACTGCTCCAAAAGTCAAAGGGAAACCTGGTCGCAAGCCCAAACCCAAACCAG AAAGCTCCTTGAACTCTGATTGCAAGGAGAAGACAAAGTCGCCAACGTCCACCCAGCCTCCAGACAAAACCCAGGATTTGAACAAAGTAGCCCAGGAGAGGAACTCGTCCGGCCAGAAAGCAATTCAGGAAAAGCCTCGGCCTGCCTCGCGGCCCGCAGTGGGGGCACAAGCCAAACCGGGTCACAAGAGCTCCATCACATCCCCTTCAAGTAGCCCAACCTCTGTGGGACCCAGAAAGACTAGCTCAGCTCCTGCTGCTAAATCTAAAGCTAAGTTAAGCTCATCCTACCCTTCCACCTATGGGAAGGTCCTGACTGTGGATCTGTACAGTGAGCCCAATCTGTCCTCATACAACGGCCAGCGTCGAGAAAGAGAGGGCAGTGTCGGTACATCCAACAGGCCTGTGTCCAGGCCCAGCTTGACCACATTATCTACCGCAGCCAAGCCCAGTGTTCCAACTCCCAGGTCTGCCTCTACCcctgcaccaaaaaacaaacccgCCTCGGACCATCACGGCAGCTCCAGACCCATCGGATCCGTTCTCCTTCCCAGCCCGGGTGCAAGGCTGTCAGCAGGTAAATCCGGTTCCTCTCTGGCTCCCAGAACTTCATCAGTGACCCTCCCCGGCCCCAAACTGAAGATGCCGTCCGAGCAGTTGGCCTCCAGGCCCAACTCCATCTCCAGGCTCAACAAGCCCGCCTCCAGACAGGGGGACGTGGTGAAGCGGAAGCCCATGTCCGTCGAGCCCCTCGTGAAGCTTGATCACGAGGGCGTGACCTCGCCCAAAACCAAAAAGACCAAAGCTCTGATGTTGCTGGAGGGCCAAAGTGTCCGACGGGATCACGCCCCCGTGGCCGCAGCCGACCCGAAACCGCTCAAATCCAAACCAAGAGTCCCCGAGTGCGAGTCTGGCCTGCGGGAGAAAGATTCCACCTACAGTACGCACGTTCTGGCCAAAGAGAGAGGGGAGACTCGCAACAGAGGGCAGGAAGTGGACGCCAGGGAGGAAAAAGTCCCAAAAGAGGAGCACAAGGAGGAGGACGGAAGGACGACGAAGGAAGAGTCCCAAAGcagcagcagtagcagcagcagcagcagcagctccgAGTCAGAAGCAGAAAGCGGCAAAGGGAGcgtgaagcagaagaagaaatgcACCTCCAGCTGCTCGTCCTCCTCGTCATCCTGCTCCGGCTCTTCCTCGTCTTCATCATCGTCCTCGTCTTCGTCCTCGTCCTCCACGGATGACTCCTCATGCAGCTCCGACGAAGACAGGACCCCCACTCCTCCTCCGGGCCCGGTCTCTCCCTTGCCTGCAGCGCAGGACAAAGTCAAAGAGGAGCAGCGAGAGGAAGAGGATGTGAAGGAGGAGGCTGATGACGTCAAagcggaggaagaggaggcctCTCCTGTCTCCCGTTCACCCTCACCTTCACTCTCAACCTCGCCAACTCCCAGCGCTCCGGTCAAACCGGCCACCGGGAAGGGTTCCGGTCAAAGGGGCCGCCCTCCTAAACCCAAGGCCAGCGGAGGAGAAGGGAAGGTGGGGAGGCCGAAGCGGCGAGAGAGCGTCCACCTCCCCACCACCAAGGAGTTGGCCAAACGCCAACGGCTTCCCAGTGTAGAAAACAGGCCTAAAATTTCCGCCTTCCTCCCAGCCAGACAACTCTGGAAGTGGTTTGGGAAACCCACTCAG AGGCGAGGAATGAAAGGCAAGGCCAAGAAGCTGTTCTACAAGGCCATCGTGCGTGGCCGGGAGATGATCCGCATCGGCGACTGCGCCGTCTTCCTGTCGGCTGGGAGGCCCAACCTGCCCTTCATCGGTCGCATCCAGAGCATGTGGGAGTCGTGGGGCAGCAACATGGTGGTCAGGGTCAACTGGTTCTATCATCCAGAAGAGACCAACCCTGGCAAGAAACTCACGGACAAGAAG AACTGGGAACAAATATGTGGGCAGTCTTTACCAGCAGCTCTACATTCTTCAATTCAACAAAAAGACTTCATGGAG CGCGCCTTGTACCAGTCGTCCCACAGCGACGAGAACGACGTGCAGACGGTCAGTCACAAATGTCTGGTGGTCAGCGTGGAGGAGTACGAGCAGATGAGCCACACGCGCCGCTACGCCGAGAGCGAGGACCTCTACTACCTGGCCGGCACCTACGAGCCCACCACCGGCATGATCTTTAACACGGACGGCGTCCCGCTCATCtgctag